In Leptodesmis sichuanensis A121, the following are encoded in one genomic region:
- the argZ gene encoding bifunctional arginine dihydrolase/ornithine cyclodeaminase yields the protein MTSSIRFLMCAPDHYDVDYVINPWMEGNVHKSSRDRAVEQWQGLYHILKDRAVVDLVKAQPGVPDMVFTANAGLVLGNEVVLSRFFHKERQGEEPFFKQWFAEQGFTVHELPKDLPFEGAGDALLDREGRWLWAGYGFRSELDSHPYLAKWLDIEVLSLRLMDERFYHLDTCFCPLTDGYLLYYPPAFDSYSNRLIELRVPEEKRIIVDEKDAVNFACNAVNVNRIVIMNKATDGLKQQLKAVGFEVLETPLTEFLKAGGAAKCLTLRVTEPIMPDHRAIATIESRILRLEGHLLDSGLINQALDLIVEGGGSFQVLNFNLGEQRQSTSSAEVKVTAPSHEVMETLVSQLIDLGAVPPPQEVCDINTETVTLPGVAPDDFYVTTIYPTEVRVNCQWVKVQKQRMDGAIVVSNTPQGPTAQCKILRDLQVGDRVIVGTEGIRTVRKTESREQRNTQEFSFMASGVSSERRVELVVEQIAWEMRQIRDQGGKVVVTAGPVVIHTGGGEHLSRLIREGYVQALLGGNAIAVHDIEQSIMGTSLGIDMKRGVSVNGGHRHHLKVINTIRRCGSIANAVEQGVLTSGVLYECVKNHVPFALAGSIRDDGPLPDTQMDLIKAQEEYARLIEGADLILMLSSMLHSIGVGNMTPAGVKMVCVDINPAVVTKLSDRGSVESVGVVTDVGLFLSLLVQQLDRLTSRYQVAQLV from the coding sequence ATGACTTCTTCAATCCGCTTCTTGATGTGTGCACCTGACCACTATGACGTGGACTATGTGATTAATCCCTGGATGGAGGGGAACGTTCACAAGTCCTCCCGCGATCGGGCTGTGGAGCAGTGGCAGGGGCTGTATCACATTCTCAAAGACCGGGCAGTAGTCGATCTGGTAAAGGCACAACCAGGGGTGCCGGACATGGTGTTCACGGCCAACGCCGGACTGGTTTTGGGAAATGAAGTGGTACTCAGTCGTTTCTTCCACAAAGAACGGCAGGGAGAAGAGCCGTTTTTCAAGCAGTGGTTTGCAGAACAGGGCTTTACCGTCCATGAATTGCCCAAAGATTTGCCCTTTGAAGGAGCCGGAGATGCCCTGCTTGATCGCGAGGGGCGATGGCTGTGGGCCGGCTATGGCTTCCGCTCAGAACTGGATTCTCACCCCTATCTGGCCAAGTGGCTAGACATTGAAGTGCTGTCCCTACGGTTGATGGACGAACGCTTTTATCACCTGGACACCTGCTTCTGTCCCCTCACCGATGGCTATTTGCTTTACTATCCCCCAGCGTTTGATTCCTACTCCAACCGCCTGATTGAACTGCGGGTGCCTGAGGAAAAACGGATTATTGTCGATGAAAAAGATGCCGTGAACTTTGCCTGCAATGCGGTGAATGTCAACCGGATTGTGATTATGAACAAAGCCACGGATGGCCTGAAACAGCAACTGAAAGCAGTGGGCTTTGAGGTCTTGGAAACGCCCCTGACTGAGTTTTTGAAGGCGGGAGGAGCGGCCAAATGCTTGACGCTGCGGGTGACAGAACCGATCATGCCGGATCACCGCGCGATCGCCACGATCGAAAGCCGGATTCTACGTCTGGAAGGACACTTACTGGATTCTGGACTAATTAACCAGGCATTGGATTTGATTGTGGAAGGCGGCGGTAGCTTCCAGGTACTCAACTTCAATCTGGGAGAACAGCGGCAAAGCACGTCTTCTGCCGAAGTGAAAGTCACCGCTCCCTCCCATGAAGTCATGGAAACCCTCGTCTCGCAACTGATTGATCTGGGGGCTGTTCCACCGCCGCAAGAAGTATGTGACATCAACACTGAAACGGTCACCTTGCCTGGAGTCGCTCCGGATGACTTCTATGTGACAACCATCTATCCCACCGAAGTGCGGGTGAATTGTCAGTGGGTGAAGGTACAAAAACAACGCATGGATGGCGCGATTGTCGTCAGCAATACGCCCCAGGGACCAACTGCACAATGCAAGATCCTGCGAGATTTGCAAGTCGGCGATCGGGTAATTGTTGGCACGGAAGGCATTCGTACCGTCCGTAAGACCGAATCCCGCGAACAGCGCAACACTCAGGAATTTAGCTTCATGGCTTCCGGTGTTTCTAGTGAACGGCGCGTGGAACTGGTGGTGGAACAAATTGCCTGGGAAATGCGCCAGATTCGTGACCAGGGCGGCAAAGTAGTCGTCACCGCAGGCCCGGTCGTCATTCATACGGGCGGTGGTGAACACCTGTCTCGACTGATCCGTGAGGGATATGTGCAGGCATTATTGGGCGGCAATGCGATCGCCGTTCATGACATCGAACAATCCATCATGGGCACCTCCCTGGGAATCGATATGAAGCGGGGTGTATCTGTCAACGGCGGCCATCGCCATCACCTGAAAGTGATCAATACCATCCGTCGCTGTGGCAGTATCGCTAATGCCGTTGAACAGGGCGTGCTAACCAGTGGTGTGCTGTACGAGTGCGTCAAGAATCACGTCCCCTTTGCGCTGGCAGGATCCATTCGAGATGATGGCCCCTTACCCGACACCCAAATGGATTTGATTAAAGCTCAGGAAGAGTACGCTCGCCTCATTGAAGGTGCAGACTTGATCCTGATGCTGTCCTCCATGTTGCATTCGATCGGTGTCGGCAACATGACTCCCGCTGGTGTGAAGATGGTCTGTGTAGACATCAATCCAGCTGTGGTGACAAAGTTGAGCGATCGGGGTTCGGTCGAGTCTGTCGGCGTGGTCACAGACGTTGGCCTCTTCCTCAGCCTGCTGGTACAACAACTAGATCGGCTCACCAGTCGCTATCAGGTGGCTCAATTAGTCTAG
- a CDS encoding peptidoglycan recognition protein family protein, with protein MQRKFFSVLLPVSLCVFILILAIKGDAQQMQFESPGNQPGVVRPLNPLTNPNPSVPTACAIQPERQRSGSGLTGLPTPDIGSVTLERFRRSLPTPVGTNQVAAATNSSYVPREEITLIDPTNYGDRYVRDIDGNPANLNPIVVLHETVGSASSAINFFRTPHPRDEDQASYHTLIKLDGTVVYLVPPDKRAFGAGNSVFQGANGPESVKTHPRFPASVNNFAYHISLETPPDGNHNGYTHSGYTPAQYQSLAWVVAKTGVTSDRITTHRLVDRSGQRMDPRSFSFANFFKLLQTYPATSEIAIRCTVPPEAQQS; from the coding sequence ATGCAACGCAAATTTTTCAGTGTTTTATTACCAGTTTCGCTCTGCGTCTTCATCTTGATTCTGGCCATTAAGGGAGACGCGCAACAAATGCAGTTTGAATCGCCAGGTAATCAACCCGGTGTGGTTCGCCCCTTAAATCCTCTGACGAATCCCAATCCATCTGTGCCTACCGCCTGTGCAATTCAACCAGAGAGACAAAGATCAGGTTCAGGACTCACAGGATTGCCCACTCCTGACATTGGCTCAGTCACCCTGGAACGATTTCGACGATCGCTGCCGACTCCCGTTGGAACCAATCAGGTTGCTGCTGCTACGAATAGTAGCTATGTGCCCAGAGAAGAGATTACGTTAATTGACCCTACCAATTACGGCGATCGTTATGTGCGAGACATTGATGGCAATCCGGCCAATCTCAATCCGATCGTGGTTCTTCATGAAACAGTCGGATCCGCCAGTAGCGCCATCAACTTTTTCCGCACTCCCCACCCACGGGATGAAGATCAGGCCAGCTATCACACCCTGATTAAGCTGGATGGCACGGTCGTGTATCTCGTTCCGCCCGATAAACGGGCGTTTGGGGCAGGGAACTCGGTTTTCCAGGGGGCAAACGGCCCTGAAAGTGTGAAAACTCATCCACGTTTTCCGGCCTCAGTGAATAACTTTGCCTATCACATCTCTCTGGAAACGCCGCCCGACGGTAATCACAATGGCTACACCCACAGTGGTTACACTCCTGCTCAGTATCAGTCTCTGGCCTGGGTAGTCGCTAAAACAGGAGTCACCAGCGATCGCATCACCACTCACCGGCTGGTCGATCGCTCCGGTCAACGCATGGATCCCAGAAGCTTTAGCTTTGCCAACTTCTTTAAACTGTTGCAAACTTATCCTGCAACCAGTGAAATTGCTATCCGCTGTACCGTTCCGCCAGAAGCTCAACAGTCCTGA
- the pgsA gene encoding CDP-diacylglycerol--glycerol-3-phosphate 3-phosphatidyltransferase encodes MKLGPTFRLKPAPLAIAGVLTKRFYHRVFTGAETLSMNLPTWITISRLFAVPPILYGLSTPTPTVRWAVLMIFLIGAGTDWVDGYLARKLNQVTEVGKFLDPLVDKLLVLAPLLGLVELGEIPAWGVFLILARELTIAGWRVNPALQGNQEIQGANLWGKLKTVSQITAIALLVSPLPDLWHIPSLTAFWISVVLTWISGIIYLIPVSKAPLIQQAEEWKLGKKTR; translated from the coding sequence ATGAAGCTGGGCCCTACTTTCCGTTTAAAGCCAGCCCCTCTGGCGATCGCGGGAGTTTTAACCAAACGCTTTTATCATAGAGTTTTCACAGGTGCTGAAACCCTTTCTATGAATTTGCCAACCTGGATCACCATTTCTCGCTTGTTTGCTGTACCACCTATTTTGTATGGTTTGAGTACTCCAACTCCAACCGTTCGCTGGGCCGTATTAATGATTTTCCTGATAGGTGCTGGAACAGATTGGGTTGATGGCTATTTAGCCCGCAAGCTAAATCAGGTGACGGAGGTTGGTAAGTTTTTAGACCCGTTGGTAGACAAACTGCTGGTTTTAGCTCCTTTATTAGGATTGGTAGAACTAGGAGAGATTCCCGCCTGGGGAGTTTTTCTAATTCTGGCGAGAGAACTTACGATCGCGGGATGGCGAGTCAATCCAGCCTTACAGGGGAATCAGGAAATTCAAGGGGCAAATCTTTGGGGCAAGTTAAAAACCGTAAGCCAAATTACAGCGATCGCCCTCCTTGTGTCTCCCCTGCCCGACCTTTGGCACATCCCTTCTCTGACCGCTTTCTGGATTTCCGTGGTTCTGACCTGGATCTCAGGAATCATCTATCTAATACCTGTTTCCAAAGCTCCTTTAATACAGCAAGCAGAAGAATGGAAACTAGGGAAGAAGACGAGATAA
- a CDS encoding ABC transporter permease: MATEALGWWGVPLGILAGTLRGSAPFLFVSLGECLTEKSGKINLGLEGTLLMGAMSAYAISYLGASQWGLSPAFSPWLGVLVAGLAGMVLGSIHAFLAQQPRVNDIAVGIAMIIFGSGLAFFLGKPFIQPKAPQLPTLDLANWSSIPQIQSAFKISPLFVLGVLLAPLMAWFFRSTRWGLFVRAVGDSPDAALAMGISIKKVRMLSIIAGSFLAGIGGACLSLYYPGLWSESVSSGQGLMAVALVIFARWNPIQCLWASLFFGGAQAIGPALQAVGIEQGRYLFNAAPYVLTLLIMIITCSPKKTLSGAPGALGTINL, from the coding sequence ATGGCAACTGAGGCATTAGGCTGGTGGGGCGTACCCCTGGGGATTCTCGCAGGAACGCTGAGAGGCAGCGCTCCGTTTCTGTTTGTCAGCTTGGGTGAATGCTTAACCGAGAAAAGCGGCAAGATTAACCTGGGTCTGGAAGGCACGTTGTTGATGGGTGCCATGAGTGCCTATGCCATTTCCTATCTGGGTGCCTCTCAGTGGGGACTTTCCCCAGCGTTCTCTCCCTGGTTGGGCGTGTTAGTGGCGGGTCTGGCAGGTATGGTATTGGGATCGATTCATGCTTTTCTGGCCCAACAACCCAGGGTGAATGACATTGCAGTGGGGATTGCCATGATTATTTTTGGCAGTGGGTTGGCCTTCTTCCTGGGCAAACCGTTTATTCAACCCAAAGCCCCTCAACTGCCGACGCTCGATCTGGCTAACTGGAGTTCGATTCCACAAATTCAGTCCGCCTTCAAAATTAGTCCGCTGTTTGTCCTGGGTGTTCTGCTGGCTCCGCTAATGGCCTGGTTCTTCCGCTCTACCCGCTGGGGTTTGTTTGTCCGGGCGGTGGGAGATAGTCCTGATGCAGCCCTGGCGATGGGCATTTCGATCAAGAAAGTGCGGATGCTGAGCATTATTGCTGGCAGCTTTCTGGCTGGAATTGGAGGAGCCTGTCTGTCCCTCTACTACCCTGGCCTCTGGTCGGAAAGTGTCTCCAGTGGTCAGGGGCTGATGGCCGTGGCCTTGGTGATTTTCGCCCGCTGGAATCCGATTCAGTGTCTCTGGGCTTCCCTATTTTTTGGCGGGGCACAGGCGATCGGGCCAGCCTTGCAAGCCGTGGGAATTGAGCAGGGACGCTATTTGTTTAATGCAGCACCGTATGTGTTGACGTTACTGATTATGATCATCACCTGTTCCCCCAAGAAAACCCTTTCTGGTGCGCCCGGTGCTCTGGGAACTATTAATTTGTGA
- a CDS encoding cysteine hydrolase family protein, with product MAFIPALPYNYELPESSQVALIVIDMQRDFLEPGGFGDILGNDVSLLRAIVPTLKYLLEGCRAMGIPIIHTIECHQPDLSDCPPAKIKRGQGELTIGSEGPMGRILIKGEPGNGIIPELAPLPGEFVIHKPGKGAFYATELATILQEHNITHLLITGVTTEVCVQTTMREANDRGYECLMVEDATESYFPEFKQATLEMVRAQGGIVGWTATAERVLQGLKQGISCRGSIDCP from the coding sequence ATGGCCTTCATTCCCGCCCTTCCCTACAACTACGAACTTCCCGAATCTAGCCAGGTGGCCCTTATCGTGATCGATATGCAGCGGGACTTTCTGGAACCTGGGGGGTTTGGAGACATCCTGGGCAATGATGTGAGTTTGCTGCGGGCGATCGTGCCCACCCTGAAATACTTGCTGGAAGGCTGTCGAGCAATGGGGATCCCAATTATTCACACGATCGAGTGCCATCAACCGGATCTCTCCGATTGTCCCCCTGCCAAAATCAAACGGGGTCAGGGAGAATTGACGATCGGCAGCGAGGGGCCAATGGGCCGGATTTTGATCAAAGGGGAGCCGGGTAATGGCATTATTCCAGAACTGGCACCACTTCCAGGCGAATTTGTGATTCACAAACCCGGAAAAGGCGCGTTTTATGCCACGGAACTGGCAACCATTTTGCAGGAACACAACATTACTCACCTCTTAATCACCGGAGTCACGACTGAGGTGTGTGTCCAAACCACCATGCGCGAGGCGAACGATCGCGGCTATGAATGCCTGATGGTGGAAGATGCCACCGAAAGCTATTTTCCTGAATTCAAACAAGCCACCCTGGAAATGGTACGTGCCCAAGGCGGCATTGTTGGCTGGACAGCCACTGCAGAGCGGGTTCTGCAAGGCTTGAAGCAGGGAATATCCTGCAGGGGGAGCATTGATTGTCCCTGA
- a CDS encoding ABC transporter permease, translating into MAFSRYHWRAKAEAICIPLAALFVAMILFGIFVAFCGKNPFAVYGAIFKTAFGSWRSFQGTLLRSAPLMLTALCTVLPARLGLMVIGNEGALVMGGLGAIAAGLTLSYGAITPSPEQLKATLGLPPFMVLVGMAIGGIVAGGVWIGIVGALRHYRAVNETISSLLMNYIAIAILNHLVEGPWKDPSSLNKPSTFPLPEAYRLENIVATRVHYGLLYGLIACAIAYFLIAHTTFGFAARTAGGNVKAARVAGLPVGRLAIIICFLAGSAAGLAGMVEVAAVQGQANASLVAGYGYAGILVAFVARYNPLATILVAIGLGGIINSGGALQRTFGMPDATVLVFQGIVFLVILYSESLYGRFKIFREPEIPLAPPAATAVTV; encoded by the coding sequence ATGGCATTTAGTCGTTATCACTGGCGGGCAAAGGCGGAAGCCATCTGTATTCCCCTGGCGGCTCTGTTTGTGGCCATGATTTTGTTTGGGATTTTTGTTGCCTTCTGCGGTAAAAATCCGTTTGCAGTCTATGGTGCCATCTTCAAGACGGCGTTTGGCAGTTGGCGATCGTTCCAGGGCACCCTGCTACGATCGGCTCCCCTGATGTTGACTGCTCTCTGTACCGTTCTCCCGGCTCGGCTCGGCTTGATGGTGATTGGCAATGAGGGGGCATTGGTCATGGGAGGACTGGGCGCGATCGCCGCTGGCCTCACGCTCTCGTACGGAGCCATTACTCCCTCCCCCGAACAATTAAAAGCCACCCTGGGATTGCCACCCTTCATGGTTCTGGTCGGCATGGCGATCGGCGGCATTGTGGCCGGAGGAGTGTGGATTGGGATTGTCGGGGCGCTGCGCCACTACCGGGCCGTCAACGAGACGATCAGCAGTCTGTTAATGAACTACATTGCGATCGCGATTCTCAACCATCTGGTGGAAGGCCCCTGGAAAGATCCTAGTTCCCTGAATAAACCATCGACCTTTCCCCTGCCAGAAGCGTATCGCCTGGAGAATATTGTTGCCACACGGGTACATTACGGCCTGTTGTATGGCTTAATTGCCTGCGCGATCGCCTATTTCCTGATTGCGCATACCACGTTTGGATTTGCTGCCAGAACCGCCGGGGGCAATGTGAAAGCGGCTCGGGTTGCCGGGTTGCCTGTGGGTCGCTTGGCGATCATCATTTGCTTCCTGGCAGGTTCGGCGGCAGGATTAGCTGGCATGGTGGAAGTGGCGGCGGTACAGGGACAGGCCAATGCTTCTCTGGTGGCGGGATACGGTTATGCCGGAATTCTGGTAGCCTTTGTCGCTCGCTACAATCCCCTGGCCACGATTTTGGTAGCGATCGGTCTGGGCGGCATTATTAATAGTGGCGGGGCACTCCAGCGCACCTTTGGGATGCCCGATGCTACCGTGCTGGTGTTTCAAGGGATCGTGTTTCTGGTGATTCTGTACAGCGAATCATTATATGGACGCTTCAAGATCTTCAGGGAACCAGAAATTCCCCTCGCTCCCCCTGCTGCTACGGCGGTTACGGTTTAA
- a CDS encoding leucine-rich repeat-containing protein kinase family protein, whose translation METLDLLRSGQLAGIKRLDLAAELTQFPPEILDLADSLEVLNLTNNRLQALPDELGRLKNLKIIFLSNNEFEELPEVLSDCPSLSMIGFKSNRIRTIAENALPDSVRWLILTDNQLEQLPATMGRLVNLQKLMLAGNRLRSLPDAMAACQNLELIRLSANCLPSLPSWLFTLPRLSWLAYSGNPFCEAMPASLERSLPDIDWAELTLGDTLGEGASGIISRGIWQTGPSDAVDVAVKVFKGNVTSDGLPADERNTCLAAGTHNHLVNVLGKLINHPEEKAGLVFSFIPPNYKTLGWPPSLDSCTRDIYPQGTCFSWPVVLRIAQGMATAAAHLHARGIMHGDLYAHNILVNETGDSLLGDFGAASFYPASELVAGEVLEALEVRAFGCLLEDLLNHCLVAGVAEQERYDRLRQLQQDCMNPIPCERPLFTKICNTLYAL comes from the coding sequence ATGGAAACGCTTGATTTATTGCGATCCGGTCAACTTGCAGGCATTAAACGACTGGATCTGGCGGCTGAGTTGACTCAGTTTCCACCCGAAATCTTGGATCTGGCAGACTCGCTAGAGGTTCTCAACCTGACCAATAATCGCTTGCAGGCTTTGCCGGATGAGTTAGGTCGCCTGAAGAATCTCAAAATTATTTTTCTGAGCAATAACGAGTTTGAGGAACTGCCAGAGGTACTTTCTGACTGTCCTTCTCTATCTATGATTGGCTTTAAATCAAACCGGATCAGAACGATCGCCGAGAATGCACTCCCTGACTCTGTTCGTTGGTTAATTCTCACCGACAACCAGCTTGAGCAACTTCCTGCTACGATGGGCCGTCTGGTCAATTTGCAGAAGCTGATGCTGGCCGGAAATAGGTTGCGATCGCTGCCCGATGCAATGGCCGCCTGTCAAAATCTAGAGCTGATCCGGCTATCCGCCAATTGTCTACCATCGCTTCCGTCCTGGCTGTTCACGCTGCCGCGTCTGTCCTGGTTGGCGTATTCGGGCAATCCGTTCTGTGAAGCAATGCCTGCCTCACTAGAGCGATCGCTCCCGGATATTGACTGGGCTGAGTTAACCTTGGGAGACACATTGGGGGAAGGGGCTTCTGGAATCATTTCCAGAGGCATTTGGCAAACTGGCCCCTCAGATGCAGTGGACGTTGCTGTTAAGGTGTTTAAGGGGAATGTCACCAGTGATGGGTTGCCTGCAGATGAAAGGAATACCTGTCTGGCAGCGGGAACTCACAATCATCTCGTGAATGTGCTGGGGAAGTTGATTAACCATCCTGAAGAGAAAGCAGGGTTGGTGTTCTCCTTCATTCCACCCAACTACAAAACCCTGGGGTGGCCTCCCAGTCTGGATAGCTGCACACGGGACATCTATCCACAGGGAACCTGCTTTTCATGGCCTGTGGTTCTACGCATTGCTCAGGGAATGGCTACTGCCGCTGCTCATCTCCATGCCAGAGGCATCATGCATGGTGATCTCTATGCTCACAATATTCTGGTGAATGAAACTGGAGACAGTTTGCTGGGGGATTTCGGAGCCGCTTCTTTTTACCCTGCCAGTGAACTGGTTGCTGGTGAAGTGCTGGAAGCTTTAGAAGTCAGGGCTTTTGGCTGCTTATTAGAGGATTTGCTGAATCACTGCCTGGTGGCGGGGGTTGCTGAACAGGAAAGGTACGATCGCCTGCGTCAGTTACAACAGGACTGCATGAACCCGATTCCCTGCGAGCGGCCTTTGTTTACAAAAATATGCAATACTCTTTACGCCCTTTAG
- a CDS encoding ABC transporter ATP-binding protein, whose translation MTDVVQSLQQDVEIHSSSAPPELQVVNMTKIFGSLVALDHVSLHLKPATFHALLGENGAGKSTLVKCIMGFYRPTSGEVLINGQVCTIESPRDAHHYGIGMVYQHFTSVPAMTVAENLVLSRYDSPAVINWKQEKEQLQAFMDTAPFKVPLDMLVGQLAAGQKQKLEILKQLYLKSKILILDEPTSVLTPGEADEVLGLIREQVTDGKLSVLLISHKFREVTAFCDEITVLRKGKFAGTGAVKDLTVAQMAEMMMGEKREPQNVEKVAIPNPVPVLEIKDIHANKDNGVEAVHGVNLTVNSGEIVGIAGISGNGQRELVEVLAGQRPATGGQILVNGEPYSATRAQMFKHRVFVLPEEPLKNACVAHMSVAENLALRTFDRPPQSKGILLIFQAIRNAATNLIGTFKIKTPSPDTPVGNLSGGNVQRTVLARELSADHIKLLIAANPCFGLDFAMVDYIHSQILEARNRGVAVLLVSEDLDELLKLSDRILVISGGQFAYESSIHTADFAAIGHAMAGH comes from the coding sequence ATGACGGACGTTGTTCAATCCCTGCAACAGGATGTAGAAATTCACAGTTCCTCAGCCCCCCCGGAACTGCAAGTGGTGAACATGACTAAAATCTTTGGCAGCCTGGTGGCGCTGGATCATGTTTCTCTACATCTGAAGCCCGCCACCTTTCATGCCTTGCTGGGAGAGAACGGAGCCGGAAAAAGTACGCTGGTGAAGTGCATTATGGGATTTTACCGTCCCACCTCTGGCGAGGTACTGATTAACGGACAGGTTTGTACGATTGAAAGCCCTCGTGATGCTCACCACTATGGAATTGGCATGGTCTATCAGCACTTCACGTCAGTCCCAGCTATGACCGTCGCTGAAAATCTGGTGCTGTCCCGATATGATAGCCCTGCCGTGATCAACTGGAAGCAGGAGAAGGAACAACTGCAGGCATTTATGGATACGGCCCCTTTTAAAGTGCCCCTGGATATGCTGGTAGGTCAACTGGCGGCAGGCCAGAAGCAAAAACTGGAAATTCTCAAACAGCTTTATCTGAAGAGCAAAATTCTCATCCTGGATGAACCGACCTCTGTACTCACGCCAGGGGAAGCAGACGAAGTACTGGGCCTGATTCGGGAGCAAGTTACGGATGGCAAGCTGAGTGTATTGCTGATCAGCCATAAATTTCGGGAAGTGACAGCGTTTTGTGATGAAATTACAGTTCTGCGTAAAGGCAAGTTTGCGGGCACGGGAGCCGTCAAAGATCTGACAGTGGCTCAGATGGCCGAAATGATGATGGGCGAAAAGCGAGAACCGCAGAATGTGGAAAAAGTCGCAATCCCCAATCCCGTTCCTGTTCTGGAAATTAAGGACATTCATGCCAATAAAGATAATGGTGTGGAAGCTGTGCATGGAGTCAACCTGACCGTTAACAGTGGTGAAATTGTTGGTATTGCTGGAATTTCTGGAAATGGCCAGCGGGAACTGGTGGAAGTGCTGGCAGGGCAGCGTCCGGCCACTGGAGGCCAGATTTTGGTGAATGGGGAGCCGTACTCCGCCACCCGTGCTCAAATGTTTAAGCATCGGGTCTTCGTGCTGCCGGAAGAGCCGCTGAAAAATGCCTGTGTGGCTCACATGAGCGTCGCCGAAAACTTAGCCCTGCGAACCTTCGATCGCCCCCCCCAATCCAAAGGCATTCTGCTGATTTTCCAGGCCATCCGTAATGCCGCAACTAACCTGATTGGCACCTTCAAAATCAAAACCCCCTCCCCGGACACTCCTGTCGGCAACCTATCCGGTGGCAACGTGCAACGCACCGTATTAGCGCGGGAACTCTCTGCGGATCACATCAAATTGCTGATTGCCGCCAATCCCTGTTTTGGTCTTGACTTTGCCATGGTGGATTACATTCATAGCCAGATTCTGGAAGCCCGCAACCGGGGTGTCGCTGTATTGCTGGTGAGCGAAGACCTGGATGAGTTGTTGAAACTCTCCGATCGCATTTTAGTGATCAGCGGCGGTCAATTCGCCTACGAAAGTTCTATCCATACGGCAGACTTTGCCGCGATCGGCCACGCCATGGCAGGGCATTAG
- a CDS encoding BMP family ABC transporter substrate-binding protein, with product MGTNRYIYVPRRQVIRGLLATAAFGATSKLWTGCSSSPSNTASTEGATTGTGASSGKPITIGFIYNAPKDDYGWNQAQARGAEAIKTIPGIKVIEQESVPETKEVQEVMRNMIDQDGATVLVPTSFGYFDPHVLEVAKDYPEVQFFHSGTLWKEGMPKNVGSYFALIDEGQYLAGRIAAKVSKTGKIGFVGAKPINPVLRNINSFMLGARSVKPDTKMQVIFTGDWSLPVKEAEATNSLADQGVDVIAVHVDSPKVVIETAEKRGVFSSGFHSDQSALAPKGYLTGTMYNWPTIQKQYVEWLQAGKTLMNGGIPHQVLGGIAEDYISMATFGPAVTDAMKQDLETTKEKIAKGSLKVYTGAIEDNTGKTRIPAGKAYAVTAPELTQIDWLAEGVSGKTS from the coding sequence GTGGGCACAAATCGATACATCTATGTTCCCCGGCGGCAGGTAATTCGGGGATTATTGGCCACGGCAGCCTTTGGTGCAACCTCCAAGCTTTGGACAGGCTGTTCTTCATCTCCCAGCAATACAGCCAGTACAGAGGGAGCCACTACAGGAACGGGCGCATCCTCTGGCAAGCCGATCACCATTGGGTTCATCTATAACGCCCCTAAAGATGATTACGGCTGGAACCAGGCTCAGGCCAGGGGGGCAGAGGCGATTAAGACTATCCCTGGGATTAAAGTGATTGAACAGGAAAGTGTTCCAGAAACCAAGGAAGTTCAGGAAGTCATGCGGAACATGATTGACCAGGATGGGGCAACCGTTCTGGTGCCTACTTCCTTTGGTTATTTTGATCCCCACGTTCTGGAAGTTGCGAAAGATTACCCGGAAGTGCAGTTTTTCCATTCCGGCACCTTATGGAAAGAGGGTATGCCCAAGAATGTTGGCAGTTACTTTGCCTTGATCGATGAAGGACAATACCTGGCAGGCCGGATTGCAGCTAAGGTTAGTAAAACAGGCAAAATTGGCTTTGTGGGTGCCAAACCGATTAATCCCGTACTGCGGAATATCAACAGTTTTATGCTGGGTGCCCGCAGTGTGAAACCCGATACGAAGATGCAGGTCATCTTTACGGGGGATTGGTCATTACCCGTGAAAGAGGCCGAGGCTACCAACTCTTTGGCCGATCAGGGCGTAGATGTGATCGCGGTGCATGTGGATAGTCCCAAAGTGGTGATTGAAACGGCAGAAAAACGGGGCGTTTTCTCCAGCGGTTTCCACTCGGATCAATCGGCTCTGGCTCCCAAAGGTTACCTGACTGGCACCATGTACAACTGGCCTACGATTCAGAAGCAGTACGTAGAATGGCTGCAGGCTGGTAAGACGCTCATGAATGGTGGCATTCCCCATCAGGTACTGGGTGGCATTGCAGAAGATTACATCAGCATGGCGACTTTTGGCCCTGCCGTTACGGATGCGATGAAGCAAGACTTGGAAACAACTAAAGAGAAGATTGCCAAAGGTTCTTTAAAGGTCTATACCGGGGCGATCGAAGACAATACAGGCAAAACCAGAATTCCTGCAGGAAAAGCCTATGCGGTCACTGCACCGGAATTGACTCAAATCGATTGGCTGGCGGAAGGCGTTTCTGGAAAAACAAGTTGA